A section of the Papio anubis isolate 15944 chromosome 16, Panubis1.0, whole genome shotgun sequence genome encodes:
- the LOC108580862 gene encoding LOW QUALITY PROTEIN: putative POM121-like protein 1 (The sequence of the model RefSeq protein was modified relative to this genomic sequence to represent the inferred CDS: inserted 1 base in 1 codon; deleted 1 base in 1 codon) yields the protein MPEQDKDPRVQENPDDRRRVPVVTGDARSAFWPLRDNGGLSPFVPRPGPLQRDLHAQRSEVRYNQRSQTSWTSSCTKRNAISSSYSSTGGFPWLKRRRMGEPALSHCQLTLSSSKTVSEARPQAVPSGHTQCEKAADTTPGQTLTPRTGSPRSQASRPRRRKFPLLPRRRGEPLMPPPPLELGFWVTAEDLDLEKEAAFQCSVLRGETKAIWDCRPSRPSHTLSSLATGTCGLFAVSEAPRMDAQQERDKSQDSRGPVAPLASAAEAPSTAPVSGKKHRPPGPLFSFSDPLPATSSHSQDSAQVTSLIPAPLPAASMDGGMRRARPGTSAPAAAAAAPPPSTLTPTSGSLLSGVDGGPSHFQASTTAAAGAQRSEVRYNQRSQTSCMSSCPKRNAISSSYSSTGGFPWLKWRRTGGPASSHCQLTLSSSKTVSEARPRAASSGHTQCEKAADKPGQTLAPRTGSPRSQASRPRRRKFPLLPRRRGEPLMLPPPLKLGFRVTAEDLDLEKEAALQCINSVLRGEAKAIWDCRPSRPSHTLSSLATGASGLPAVSKAPNMDAQQERHKSQDXLGPGAPLASAAEAPSTAPVSGKKHRPSGPLFFSDPLPATSSNSQDSAQVTSLIPAPLPAASMEGSMRSPRPGTSGASSSSAATPTGFGSREPAPALSSLRRKQRW from the exons ATGCCTGAGCAGGACAAGGACCCCAGAGTCCAAGAGAATCCTGATGATCGGAGAAGGGTCCCCGTGGTCACCGGGGATGCACGGTCTGCATTTTGGCCCCTGCGGGATAATGGAGGCCTCTCTCCCTTTGTGCCCAGGCCTGGGCCACTGCAGAGAGACCTCCATGCCCAGAGGTCAGAAGTCAGATATAACCAGAGATCCCAGACCTCCTGGACGAGCTCGTGCACCAAACGAAATGCCATCTCGAGCTCCTACAGCTCCACGGGAGGCTTCCCGTGGCTAAAGCGGAGGAGGATGGGGGAGCCAGCCTTATCCCACTGTCAGCTGACCCTCAGTTCCTCAAAGACAGTGAGTGAGGCCAGGCCTCAGGCTGTCCCTTCGGGTCACACCCAGTGTGAAAAGGCAGCGGATACAACACCAGGGCAGACACTCACCCCCAGGACTGGCTCCCCCAGATCCCAGGCCTCTAGGCCCCGTAGACGCAAGTTTCCCCTGCTGCCACGCAGGCGAGGGGAGCCTCTGATGCCGCCACCTCCCTTAGAGCTGGGGTTCTGGGTCACTGCTGAAGACCTGGACCTGGAGAAGGAGGCGGCGTTCCAGTGCAGTGTACTGCGGGGTGAGACCAAGGCCATCTGGGACTGCAGACCCTCACGGCCTTCCCACACTTTGTCCTCACTTGCAACAGGGACTTGTGGTCTGTTTGCTGTTTCTGAAGCACCCAGGATGGATgcacagcaggagagagacaagTCCCAAGACTCCCGGGGCCCAGTGGCTCCCCTAGCATCTGCTGCAGAGGCTCCCTCTACAGCTCCTGTGTCTGGGAAGAAACACAGACCACCAGGCCCCCTGTTCTCCTTCTCAGATCCCCTTCCTGCCACTTCTTCCCACTCCCAGGACTCAGCCCAGGTCACCTCGCTGATTCCTGCCCCATTGCCAGCTGCAAGCATGGATGGGGGCATGAGAAGAGCAAGGCCTGGCACTTCTGCTCCTGCAGCTGCTGCAGCGGCCCCTCCCCCCTCCACATTGACCCCCACGTCGGGATCCCTACTGAGTGGAGTGGATGGAGGCCCTTCACATTTCCAGGCCTCAACCACAGCTGCAGCAGGTGCCCAGAGGTCAGAAGTCAGATATAACCAGAGATCCCAGACCTCCTGCATGAGCTCGTGTCCCAAACGAAATGCCATCTCAAGTTCCTACAGCTCCACGGGAGGCTTCCCGTGGCTAAAGTGGAGGAGGACGGGG GGGCCAGCCTCATCCCACTGCCAGTTGACCCTCAGTTCCTCAAAGACAGTGAGTGAGGCCAGGCCTCGGGCTGCCTCTTCGGGTCACACCCAGTGTGAAAAGGCAGCAGATAAACCAGGGCAGACACTCGCCCCCAGGACTGGCTCCCCCAGATCCCAGGCCTCTAGGCCCCGTAGACGCAAGTTTCCCCTGCTGCCACGCAGGCGAGGGGAGCCTCTGATGCTGCCACCTCCCTTAAAGCTGGGGTTCCGGGTCACTGCTGAAGACCTGGACCTGGAGAAGGAGGCGGCGTTGCAGTGCATCAACAGTGTACTGCGGGGTGAGGCCAAGGCCATCTGGGACTGCAGACCCTCACGGCCTTCCCACACTTTGTCTTCACTTGCAACAGGGGCTTCTGGTCTGCCTGCTGTTTCTAAAGCACCCAATATGGATGCACAGCAGGAGAGACACAAGTCCCAAG TCCTGGGGCCCGGTGCCCCCCTAGCATCTGCTGCAGAGGCTCCCTCTACAGCTCCTGTGTCTGGGAAGAAACACAGACCATCAGGCCCCCTGTTCTTCTCGGATCCCCTTCCTGCCACCTCTTCCAACTCCCAGGACTCAGCCCAGGTCACCTCGCTGATTCCTGCCCCCTTGCCAGCTGCAAGCATGGAGGGCAGCATGAGAAGCCCAAGGCCTGGCACTTCTGGAGCCAGTTCCAGCTCTGCAGCCACACCCACGGGCTTTGGGAGCAGAGAGCCAGCCCCAGCTCTGAGTtccctcagaagaaaacag